One Triticum dicoccoides isolate Atlit2015 ecotype Zavitan chromosome 5B, WEW_v2.0, whole genome shotgun sequence genomic window carries:
- the LOC119304995 gene encoding uncharacterized protein LOC119304995 — MSRAVRIRGDELETTEREAKRRSVAEEGEGTALHSTSPRSPGELAVRTSHPEIHLAIFEPNKAQSEAKQDRVYDVVESVAEESSDPLSPPIYQPYIPDELVDDLDVLADFEDAKAKYEAERDRRANLFTMEHHCYKAPSSLFKTHRLLPILEQARDATLLAAKSVILLSSFVESDPLNKCSGLWFESDDHSKTALVLTSAQLIREKKEPKNPFEWKVQWTGNYHRQAKVIVHLLDNTAVPASLLYLQEHYEFAIYKVQVDKPVQLATFTECVRSGQDVFRLGRDENLNLSTTHGMVAYNIPSWYERCHYMYLSCDPSSPSLLRDDGGPIIDLKGKVVGLVNNHIKETFIPSFLLHKCLDFWRRFNCMPRLHLGMTFTSIKHLDPSCIERMTRNHNIESGLIVEQVSKGSNAEKIGIREGDVIESFNGKYISTTIELEQMLIDICWDHFDQGKELYAEKDVSVKIFDAIKHRRRTRNLTAIVSDLGEDIVEGTYPIMRKEAMPVS, encoded by the exons ATGTCGAGGGCCGTCAGGATCCGCGGCGACGAGCTGGAGACGACGGAGCGGGAAGCGAAGAGGCGAAGCGtggcagaggagggggaggggacagCTCTCCACTCCACAAGCCCTAGATCTCCGGGCGAGCTAGCTGTTCGGACTTCCCATCCAGAGATACACTTGGCGATCTTCGAGCCCAACAAAGCCCAATCGGAAGCAAAACAAG ATCGTGTGTACGATGTGGTCGAGTCCGTGGCGGAGGAATCCTCCGATCCACTCAGCCCCCCGATCTACCAACCCTACATTCCCGACGAGCTAGTTGATGATCTGGACGTACTCGCTGACTTCGAGGACGCCAAGGCTAAGTACGAAGCAGAACGGG ATCGTCGAGCTAACCTCTTCACTATGGAGCATCACTGCTATAAAGCACCCTCCTCCCTGTTCAAGACCCATCGATTGCTTCCTATTCTTGAACAAGCAAGGGATGCAACACTTCTTGCTGCTAAATCTGTGATTTTGCTCTCATCATTTGTCG AGAGTGACCCACTGAACAAGTGTTCTGGTTTATGGTTTGAAAGCGACGATCATAGCAAAACCGCCCTTGTTTTGACATCCGCTCAGCTCATTCGTGAAAAGAAAGAACCAAAAAACCCATTCGAGTGGAAGGTGCAGTGGACAGGCAATTATCATCGTCAGGCTAAG GTCATTGTTCACTTGCTGGACAACACAGCTGTGCCTGCCAGCCTCCTCTATCTCCAGGAGCATTATGAATTTGCTATTTATAAGGTTCAAGTGGACAAACCAGTTCAGTTGGCTACTTTTACCGAGTGCGTGCGTTCTGGTCAAGATGTTTTCAGACTCGGGAGAGATGAAAATCTGAATCTTAGTACAACTCATGGTATGGTGGCTTataatattccatcctggtatgagAGATGTCACTATATGTATTTGTCTTGTGATCCATCTAGTCCCTCACTG CTTCGTGATGATGGAGGACCCATCATTGATTTAAAAGGGAAAGTTGTGGGTCTAGTTAACAACCATATTAAGGAGACATTCATACCTTCGTTCTTATTGCACAAGTGCTTGGATTTTTGGAGAAGATTCAA TTGTATGCCTCGCCTCCATCTTGGAATGACGTTTACTTCAATAAAACATTTAGATCCTAGCTGTATTGAGAGAATGACTCGTAATCATAACATCGAGTCCGGTCTTATTGTTGAGCAG GTGTCTAAAGGATCTAATGCTGAGAAAATTGGAATTCGTGAGGGTGATGTTATTGAAAGCTTTAATGGAAAGTACATTTCTACTACAATTGAG TTGGAGCAGATGTTGATAGACATATGCTGGGATCATTTTGATCAAGGAAAAGAGTTATATGCTGAAAAAGATGTCTCC GTGAAAATATTTGATGCCATCAAACATCGCCGGAGAACTAGAAACTTGACTGCAATTGTATCGGATCTTGGAGAAGACATTGTGGAAG GCACTTACCCTATCATGCGAAAAGAAGCCATGCCAGTCTCGTAA